From the Lysobacterales bacterium genome, one window contains:
- a CDS encoding acyl carrier protein produces the protein MRRRLPIVTGLTGLLVVAAADSVLHERALGVIATASAQESEEEFDDEEYVEDESAAEDESETDEDASWEEEEESSDESATDDSDVVEIEQPTAPEETAQPANDAAPASKRDRAFQAIVESTKDVLPALEGHVFKPSDRLRDLGANSVERSEIVMMTLERLAVSVPLMEFARVETISDLAASIAAKLP, from the coding sequence ATGCGACGTCGCCTGCCCATCGTCACCGGCTTGACCGGCCTGCTGGTCGTTGCTGCCGCTGACAGCGTGCTGCATGAGCGCGCGCTCGGCGTGATTGCGACCGCTTCGGCGCAGGAGTCCGAGGAAGAATTCGACGACGAGGAATACGTGGAGGACGAGTCGGCAGCCGAAGACGAGTCGGAGACGGACGAGGACGCGTCCTGGGAGGAAGAGGAAGAAAGCAGCGATGAATCGGCGACCGACGATTCGGACGTGGTCGAGATAGAGCAGCCAACGGCGCCCGAAGAAACGGCGCAACCGGCGAACGACGCAGCCCCGGCCTCCAAGCGGGACCGCGCCTTTCAAGCCATCGTCGAATCCACGAAGGACGTGTTGCCCGCACTCGAAGGACATGTGTTCAAGCCGAGCGACCGGCTGAGGGATCTCGGCGCGAACTCGGTCGAGCGCTCGGAGATTGTCATGATGACGTTGGAGCGGCTCGCAGTCTCGGTGCCGCTGATGGAGTTTGCCAGGGTCGAGACCATCAGTGACTTGGCGGCGTCGATCGCAGCGAAACTGCCCTAG
- a CDS encoding trimeric intracellular cation channel family protein: MLYSISMIGTAVFAITGVLALRRDCIDVFGALVLGIVTALGGGTVRDLILDVPVFWIGDFNYVWVAAGSALLTFFIVRPFERTQTLLLYLDGFGAALFAIAATEKVLGLGHAAPLAVMLGVWTSIGGGIARDVLAGRPTLLMSREIYATPILLGGALYIALRTFWPGAAWASPAALLFIFAFRAVVIHRGLQMPDVLSTHRPDR; the protein is encoded by the coding sequence TTGCTCTACTCCATCAGCATGATCGGCACTGCGGTGTTCGCGATCACCGGCGTACTGGCGTTGCGCCGCGACTGCATCGACGTGTTCGGCGCACTCGTGCTCGGCATCGTCACCGCACTCGGCGGCGGCACGGTGCGCGACCTGATCCTCGACGTGCCGGTGTTCTGGATCGGCGACTTCAACTATGTCTGGGTCGCGGCCGGCTCGGCGCTGCTGACTTTCTTCATCGTGCGCCCGTTCGAACGCACGCAGACCTTGCTGCTGTATCTCGACGGCTTTGGCGCCGCACTGTTCGCGATTGCGGCGACGGAAAAAGTGCTCGGCCTCGGCCATGCCGCACCGCTGGCGGTGATGCTCGGCGTCTGGACCAGCATCGGCGGCGGCATCGCCCGCGACGTGCTCGCCGGGCGCCCGACCCTGCTGATGTCACGCGAGATCTACGCCACGCCGATCCTGCTCGGTGGCGCGCTGTACATCGCATTGCGCACGTTCTGGCCGGGCGCCGCGTGGGCCAGCCCGGCCGCCCTGCTCTTCATCTTCGCGTTCCGCGCCGTCGTCATCCACCGCGGCCTGCAGATGCCGGACGTGCTGTCGACGCACCGCCCGGATCGTTGA
- a CDS encoding 4'-phosphopantetheinyl transferase superfamily protein, whose translation MRIPHDLLPAGIVIAVERSDAPDLDARAAAVGIEAYAADLHLKRHHEFLAGRLAARTALQQVQAHTLAVGRDGNAPIWPAGYCGSISHGAGLAAAIVASSPSWRSLGLDIEACIGANRMRALRFALTDDEMRICEASADPWAWTRYWSAKEAVFKCCAAIGLRPTLQSLQPAWRDAGHGTVDVVNDNAVVRIDLVGGVADEAMWMIASLRDATADLQNETARSAVAGFKRVSPQQTGAENAQ comes from the coding sequence ATGCGCATTCCGCATGACCTGCTGCCCGCCGGCATCGTCATCGCTGTCGAACGCAGCGATGCCCCAGATCTGGACGCGCGGGCCGCAGCCGTGGGCATCGAGGCGTACGCCGCGGACCTGCACCTGAAGCGGCACCACGAATTCCTTGCCGGCCGACTCGCCGCACGCACGGCACTGCAGCAGGTCCAGGCGCACACGCTGGCGGTCGGGCGCGACGGAAATGCACCGATCTGGCCAGCGGGCTATTGCGGCTCGATCAGCCATGGCGCCGGTCTTGCTGCGGCCATCGTCGCCTCGTCCCCGTCGTGGCGTTCGCTCGGCCTCGACATCGAGGCATGCATCGGCGCGAACCGGATGCGCGCGCTGCGTTTCGCGCTGACCGACGACGAGATGCGCATCTGCGAGGCCAGCGCCGATCCATGGGCATGGACGCGCTACTGGTCGGCCAAGGAGGCAGTGTTCAAGTGCTGCGCGGCCATCGGCCTGCGCCCGACCCTGCAGTCCCTGCAGCCGGCGTGGCGGGATGCCGGACACGGCACGGTCGACGTCGTCAACGACAACGCCGTGGTACGTATCGACCTCGTCGGCGGTGTCGCGGACGAAGCGATGTGGATGATCGCCAGTCTGCGCGACGCGACGGCCGACCTGCAGAATGAAACCGCGCGTTCGGCCGTTGCCGGATTCAAGAGGGTCTCGCCGCAACAGACAGGGGCGGAGAACGCGCAATGA
- a CDS encoding autotransporter-associated beta strand repeat-containing protein, whose translation MLCLSGALHASCDVIGGGPIVDGAQIVCSGAVVGGVNAPTIANLNIAVTANTTIDAAGAPYSLRVGANSIVDIGAGASLNAAVASKDGTIFAIRGQVLGELKSDDFYKTMIAFVYAGAHTGLVREATYVSNAGTIDGFTMGYPWQGHPSELYNEASGIVNGRVDYRGGIYILQEMPALDNTIVVNRGRMRGGTDGYSLRMATEGLANIQFTNEVGAIVEGDVGIVRSWNPGASSGVNHGDVLGRVHVHLPQFLRPDWEASGGYPQTFANFAHVGSVSVSSGVFEQKVGASFDAGATLQVWGRNVEPVTGGVGSFYFGTLQVAGAHSAGCISGIDNGPIYGGVVDLLAGAALSVSPALGDVCRFDGRIIGAGRLVKAGAGVQILGDTDPEGGSVPATNYAGGTSLLAGTLALAAPATRRSNIAAPRNIGSGPLSFDGAGARLRFDAQDLAFANAFVFNAPAVIDTNGFDATLSGASSGTSSIRKSGAGRLRWQGARAHTGTTTVDGGILQIDTSLSGPVTVADGGTLAGSGTMAGALLVQAGGTLRMAINGAVNDRLVTPAAHIGGGTLVLDPLSPAPVPSTIELVDVTGATAVVGAFENVAEGGFLHDGDTGYRISYVGGDGNDITLTALRVPNPPQALVATPGNAQLSLSFAAPMPNGSGPVTGYRAQCTPGNVVIDALQSPIVVPGLSNGVAYSCSVRTLADVGPSAATAPVVAIPVTTASAPTALTVTAGVATFSVAFSPPANNGGAVVTGFRLACDPGAWVTTGNASPLGFSGLVNGTAYGCALAAINDAGLGQSATFTVVPRTVPEVPLNLAGVGYNGEIRFTFDPPAFDGGAPITSYRVRCSPGATRIVIGPSSPLTLGGQSNGQNLTCRVRASNVAGDGPESGDIVVAARAVPSEVRNVSVVDGDAGSGIVFTVPALGAPILDYTAQCDPGSLMLTQATSPIIVAPLVNDLHYDCQVTARNAVGNGPPVTVSLSPSATIYRNGFE comes from the coding sequence ATGTTGTGTTTGTCGGGCGCCTTGCACGCCAGTTGCGATGTCATCGGCGGCGGTCCGATCGTCGACGGCGCGCAGATCGTCTGCTCCGGCGCCGTGGTCGGCGGTGTCAATGCGCCGACCATCGCCAATTTGAACATCGCGGTGACTGCGAACACGACGATCGATGCAGCCGGCGCGCCGTATTCGCTCCGTGTCGGCGCTAACAGCATCGTCGACATCGGCGCCGGCGCCTCGTTGAATGCCGCCGTGGCGAGCAAGGACGGCACCATTTTCGCCATCCGCGGCCAAGTGCTCGGCGAGCTGAAATCGGACGACTTCTACAAGACGATGATCGCCTTCGTCTACGCCGGAGCGCACACCGGCCTGGTCCGTGAGGCGACCTATGTCAGCAATGCCGGGACGATCGACGGGTTCACGATGGGTTATCCGTGGCAGGGGCATCCGTCCGAGTTGTACAACGAAGCCTCGGGCATCGTGAACGGCCGCGTCGACTATCGCGGTGGCATTTACATCCTGCAGGAGATGCCGGCGCTCGACAACACGATCGTGGTCAACCGGGGCCGAATGCGCGGCGGCACCGACGGCTATTCGCTCCGAATGGCGACGGAAGGGTTGGCCAACATCCAGTTCACCAATGAAGTGGGCGCGATTGTCGAAGGCGACGTCGGCATCGTTCGCAGTTGGAATCCAGGTGCCTCGTCGGGCGTGAACCACGGCGACGTGCTCGGCCGCGTTCACGTCCACTTGCCGCAATTCCTCCGGCCCGACTGGGAGGCATCCGGTGGCTATCCGCAGACCTTCGCCAATTTCGCGCATGTCGGTTCGGTGAGCGTGAGCTCAGGCGTCTTCGAACAGAAGGTGGGCGCCAGCTTCGATGCGGGCGCCACGTTGCAGGTGTGGGGACGCAATGTCGAACCGGTTACCGGAGGCGTGGGCAGTTTCTACTTCGGCACCTTGCAGGTGGCTGGCGCGCATTCGGCGGGCTGCATCAGTGGCATCGACAACGGCCCGATCTATGGCGGTGTCGTCGATTTGCTCGCCGGAGCAGCGCTCAGCGTCTCGCCTGCGCTCGGAGACGTCTGCCGATTCGACGGCCGCATCATCGGCGCTGGCCGGCTCGTGAAAGCCGGCGCGGGCGTGCAGATCCTGGGCGACACCGATCCAGAAGGCGGAAGCGTGCCTGCCACCAACTACGCCGGAGGAACGTCGTTGCTCGCTGGCACCCTGGCGCTGGCCGCTCCGGCGACACGGCGAAGCAACATCGCCGCACCGCGCAACATCGGCAGTGGCCCGCTCAGTTTCGACGGCGCGGGCGCACGATTGCGCTTCGACGCCCAGGACCTGGCCTTCGCGAACGCGTTCGTGTTCAACGCTCCCGCCGTGATCGACACGAATGGCTTCGATGCGACGCTGTCGGGCGCGAGTAGTGGCACGTCGAGCATACGCAAGAGTGGCGCGGGCCGACTGCGTTGGCAGGGCGCGCGCGCACACACGGGCACCACCACCGTGGACGGCGGCATCCTGCAGATCGACACCAGCCTGTCCGGCCCGGTGACGGTGGCCGACGGCGGCACGCTCGCCGGCTCGGGGACGATGGCGGGTGCGCTGCTCGTGCAAGCCGGCGGCACGTTGCGTATGGCGATCAACGGAGCGGTGAACGATCGCCTCGTCACGCCTGCAGCCCACATCGGCGGCGGCACGCTCGTACTCGACCCACTGTCGCCAGCGCCGGTGCCCAGCACGATCGAACTGGTCGATGTGACCGGCGCGACTGCCGTCGTCGGCGCTTTCGAGAATGTCGCCGAGGGCGGATTCCTGCATGATGGCGACACCGGCTACCGCATCTCCTATGTCGGTGGCGATGGCAACGACATCACGCTGACTGCGTTGCGCGTGCCGAATCCGCCGCAGGCCCTCGTCGCGACGCCCGGCAATGCCCAGCTGAGCCTGAGTTTTGCCGCACCCATGCCGAACGGCAGCGGACCAGTCACGGGATACCGCGCGCAATGCACCCCCGGGAATGTCGTCATCGATGCGCTGCAGTCGCCGATCGTGGTGCCTGGCCTGAGCAATGGCGTCGCCTACAGCTGCAGCGTGCGCACGCTGGCCGACGTTGGACCCAGCGCAGCGACGGCACCCGTCGTGGCCATCCCGGTGACCACGGCTTCCGCACCGACCGCGCTGACGGTCACGGCCGGCGTTGCAACTTTCAGCGTTGCGTTTTCGCCGCCCGCGAACAATGGCGGGGCCGTCGTGACCGGATTTCGTCTCGCTTGCGACCCGGGTGCGTGGGTAACCACGGGGAACGCGTCGCCGCTGGGCTTTTCCGGACTGGTCAACGGCACCGCTTACGGTTGCGCGCTCGCAGCGATCAACGATGCCGGTCTTGGCCAGTCGGCCACGTTCACGGTCGTGCCACGCACCGTGCCCGAGGTGCCCTTGAATCTGGCCGGGGTCGGGTACAACGGAGAAATTCGTTTCACCTTTGATCCGCCGGCGTTCGACGGCGGCGCGCCGATCACCAGTTATCGCGTGCGCTGTTCGCCCGGGGCCACACGCATCGTCATCGGACCCTCGTCACCGTTGACGCTGGGCGGCCAAAGCAATGGACAGAACCTGACTTGCCGCGTCCGTGCCAGCAATGTCGCGGGGGATGGCCCCGAATCGGGCGATATCGTCGTCGCCGCGCGCGCCGTGCCGAGCGAGGTTCGCAACGTATCGGTCGTCGACGGAGACGCCGGATCCGGTATCGTGTTCACCGTTCCGGCACTGGGTGCGCCAATCCTCGACTACACCGCACAGTGCGATCCGGGCTCGCTCATGCTCACTCAGGCGACGTCTCCGATCATCGTGGCGCCGTTGGTCAACGATTTGCATTATGACTGCCAGGTGACGGCGCGAAACGCGGTGGGCAACGGCCCGCCGGTCACGGTCAGCCTCAGTCCGAGCGCGACGATCTATCGCAACGGCTTTGAATGA